A stretch of DNA from Montipora foliosa isolate CH-2021 chromosome 4, ASM3666993v2, whole genome shotgun sequence:
tatctcatagcaaccttaagttcgcttttaattgccagttcttgtaatttaacggtcattcgttattgcctgatgagtgtggtcgttcttcgaccatacgaaacagcgttgtagcaataaaacgatgaacttaaattttgctaccattgatcattattatatatatatataaagatgaatttctggagtcggaccagttcaaaaacatttaattgctactcggagtttcatgcttctaatgaagcaatcatcaggcaactgacaacaataacggttacatgtaaagatatacaaattcgaaagtggggaacaatgcttactagcataacgtgtcaagatgtgattggacggcaaaagcgctaaacgatcgggtaagactattttaggagaacgcgctacttaacagaaatttcttggAATGTCTACAGGTTGATGTCAATTCGTTTCTATGGTTAAGTGTCGGCATTTCCggcttacaaattatgaaatatttttcccataggcaaaggttacattttttgttggcgttagaatacgacctagcttgctttacttttttccacttaatctgataattgatgttctgttcctttagactccaaatatacttgctgagctcggttacatttttgtaccgctcgtgcctgaaagaacatgtatggtttctgtAGCGCTCCTTGAATGTTGTGTCACACAGACCGATGTATGTCTCTTTTGTCTGTAAGGTCACGACCTCTGCTTGGTAGACAATGTTCCGGGTGTTACAATTTCCCTCAAGTGGGCAGGAATTCTTGTCTCGGCAATTACAGTTGTCATCgattttttctgattggtttgaTGATTTACTGATCTGGGCTTTGTTGTGGCTGGAGATGATGGTTTTTACGTTTCTCATACAGCTGTAGCTCAGCTTAAgagtgtttcggttgaagattttgtgtagTGGATTGGATTTAGGAAAATGTTTATCAATTAGTTGGAGGAAGCATTTACCGACTTTTGTTTCTACATTTTGGCTGTTCTTGCTCTTTCGTGATGCATCAGGAGTTGGCGCTTTGTATGACAGGTTGTACTTGTAGCCACTTTTATTAAGCGCATCTTGGTACACACCTTTGGCCTTGTCAAAGCAATCTTTGTCGGATGAAAAATTTCTGAAAGACGCTTGTTGATGGATTCGGGaatgatatatatataagagagagtgtaggagagaaaccctgacaatgcacaccccaaataatcatatttttaactgaataaatgtgtgaaagaaaatttgccctgagcgggatttgaacccacgtccccccattactagtcgggtgtgatcaccactacaccaccaggacaaccatgctggcaacacagccatcgacgatgtgatttacgtggtttaaggcgtgggcctcccgggaaattttctttcgaggtgacaaagtaggggagcctataacttcacttgaaaatatatatatatatatatatatatatatatatatatatatatatatatatatatatatatatatatagcgcaagtagggggttccagttagctgcagagtgctcgatacgtgaagtagagcgaatataacgtttagaaggaagacaacttcacagcgtagcgacttcaagtttaatgtttagacaatcatcaggctacatttgcattctaactcatttaaagaccattctaatactctaggggagcgtgctattttaagttcgacaaaaggtatttgttcttgtgtctgcatttagaaattaactcgttacttttgttcagtaggtggcgcgtatctgcttttattatgtacaacttttctgtaaggcacaggtcgcatctctttgatccacatttgtatggtgaggcgaaagactctattgcccagcgtagcgtgtaattgatgttattgtcctttagactccagatatgcctcgataactccgtctcactgcagtactttttatgcctgAAGGATTTAGTGTGATTGTTGTATCGGGTTTTAAATTCTCCCTCTGACGCTCCGTAGTAGATCTTGGTGTTGTTATCGCTTGTCACTTCGGCTCTATAGACTATAGACGATGATAGACATTTGCCGTCTAAGGGGCATGATTGCTTTTTTCCGCAACTGCATAGCCGCGCTTCGTTAGGTGTTTTCGTGGCGTTTAAtacttttgcattgtgttgCCTGATAATGCCTGTCATGTTGGTTGTGCAGCGGTAGCTAAGCTTGATTGTGTtcgtgtttagaattttgtaaagCTTGTGGCCTTTGTGGAAGTGTTTCTTGATCAGGTAGATGAATTTGGTCTTGACTTGCAGGTTGTATGGTGGATTGAACCAGAGGATATTGCGTTGACggttccttttccgtttgctgttttgcttggcGGGCTCGTACTTGAAGGTTGCGTTGTGCCCGTTTTCCTTAAACGCCAATTCGTAGACATCTTTGGCTTTGTCGAATTCGTCTTTGTCGCaaatcctcctgggggtgatacgttgttggctcaagggatcttcttaactgactctttacattaattatcCTTGTCctcctgtgaatcacatgttgatccagcgttatcacatagagaaactggcccttagggagtcccacgtaaatgccacacattaaatgatcaatcagccatgttgccagcatggttgtcctgagagtgtagtggtcatcacacccgactataGAGGGTatatagagggtaatgtgaagtgctagatttctatcccatatgaaccgtgtgagcgttagccctactgatggaaaatgggtccacacaaggacagagaaaaactctgaccagggtgggaattgaacccacgaccttcgggttggatctccgccgctctaccgactgagctacaaggtcagaccggagcaggccgtgggaactgaagatgttaaagtcaaggcaatgaacatgtacaagtacaaggaaaggttacgtttatacaaacgttggccgtgtagcacttatattttaaacagagttaactgaatagagggtaatgtgaagtgctagatttctatcccatatgaaccatgtgagcgttagccctactgatggaaagtGGGCCATGtttcccgtttgctacgcaagcaaGAAATTGACAGGTGCAGAGAGGAACTACTCCACAATTGAGAAGGAATGTCTAGCGATTGTATGGAGTATCAAGagatttcatctttatttgtacggagtttcttttgttcttcagacgGACCATGAACCCTTAAAGTATATGAACAGTGCTAACTTCGCCAACGGACGTCttatgcgttgggctatgtttttGCAAAGTTATTCATTCACAATTGAAGCCATTAAGGGCTCAGAGAACGTTGGAGCAGATTACTTGAGTTGTGCTGAGGAATGACATTGAACTGCCCCTTGTTTagcaatttttcttgtttaggataaatttaggaaatttcttgtagaagggggttatgttacgaaaaatagcattgcgtgactagcgttactttctagaagcttcgcgagagttcgtagtttgttacTCTGGCCGCAGGCACGGCGGCCAGAGTTGAGttttcggccatttttttcacgTTTCCACCACAAATCGGCAAAGCCTGCTGACCACAAGAATCGCGGGCTCTAAAAAGTTGACGTTTATTTGTCCGATATGGGAAGAGCGGTAAAATGGACAGAGAGAAAAGTGCACCGAATGAATGCACGCGAAAAAATATCGAACGGTACAGGAACGAATCGTTCAGTGAGCCGAAAATATTGCCATTAAGTTGCATGCAAAGTGGATTCCAAAATGTTCCAAAGTACATCGCCCACAATGGCGCGACACATCCGGGACTTTTCCACGCTTTGTAGCGCTAAATTTGAAAGCTAATTCGGGAATTGTACAGAAAACAATGAAGAAACTTGGCCGAAAGCTGGGAGAACCGCTCGAAAATTCCTCCCTTACGGCATAACTTTTCAGTTTACAATCAAGTATTCATATGGCTTTTGTAGTAAAGAAGTTAATAAAGAAAATGTGACTGTTCTTAAGTCGGTGGTTCACTTAGAAGTGTTATTTTTTTTGGCCTCAAAAGTAGCTATTTTGGCATTTTGTTTGTATGGCTTTGACAATTTCAGAAggaaaatttcgaaaaacaagGGGTGAGGAAATGAGTATTCATATGGCTTTTTTTGTTTGATACTCTAAGATGGCACTGCCGAAGTTTCGTGGAATTCCGACCAGTAgaagtattattttttttgcctttcctGCAACCAACCCCCGAACCTCTGAGATCAAATGCAAATTTGCCCTTGCAAATTTCCCGGGGGGATTGAGTTGTCTAATTTTAAACTTCCCGCGAGTGTTGTAATTAATTCATAGTCCCGCCCCCACAAACAACGTTGCACTCGTCACATTAAAGAGCTACTGAAAGGTAGTGTGACCCAGCGAGGTGTGACTTtttaaaatgaactttatttctGCGATCGTGGCCGTTTACAGGTTGCTGCTTTTAGCGCATTTATGAACACCCGTTAAGTGCCTTCAAAGTATTTTACTTGTAATAAACATGACCCTGATGAGTTAACGGTAAAGTAATAAATCGTGAAAATGCTCCGTTCATAAGAAAGCATTCGAATTGTAATGAGTTACTGATGCGGGCAACTCTAAAGCTTTACCGCACCGATCGGATCACTTTTGATGAGAACAGACGCTTCTCTACGCTTGTATGCTTCTCTACTGCCTCTTCGTTTTGAAATGTCTTCTTTGAAAGAAATGCAGAGTATTGATCGGGAGCTCTTTTCAGAGCTCGTAGAATCCCCGATCAATCCTGCATTCCTACGCATGTCTACACCGTCGAGGACTGAATGCAACCCAATGTTTCACTTGCAAATAAATGGAGAAGCGCTTTGGCAGCTGCGGAAACTTAGCGGAGACCCCAACAAAGTCTTCGATGCCCTTCAAGACAATTTGCTTAAAATTGGGTATAAGTTGTCGTCATCTTCATCCGTCCGTGTTGGTATCGCCGTGAATAGCAGAGTTGGTTACATCGTGAAAAAGATACGAAACGTAACCAGTGGCAAAGACCGTTACGCTGTGAGAACTGGTTATTGGTGCAGCGTTGCACTTCAGCCAGAGGAAATTGCAAGGACCAAGAGAAGTCATCAACGAActaaaaaagagagagaaggaacTGATTAATGAGAATCAGAAACTGAGTGAAGAGATCGAAGGTAAAATACTACATTTACTAAATCAAAATTTAGCCTTGTTCACAGGGTCTTTCTCAATGAGCATTGATTTATCTATAAGCCTACAGCTGCCTTTTGTTTGGAAGTCCTAACAACACGAAGCAGTCACCTTGATGAAAGTGCCTGATTAATCTACTAACAGGTACCATCTCTGTCAATTACAGAAAAAGCATCAGCTCTTTATAATGCCATGCTGGAGTTGAGAGGCGTCCAGAGGCAGGAGGGACATAAAGGCAAAGCCTTTGTCGAAGTTGGACTGCGACAACAGCAGCGTCTCCTTAAGGAAATGAGGTATCTCAGTGTTGAAGATATTGTACCATGTTCAGGATCAAAATGTGTGGCTGtggttacaataatattattataaatctaTTGGGGGGAGGGTCAGTGTTTCCAATGAAGAGTTGCAAGgtctaaaaaataataataataataataataataataataataataataataacaatagtaataataacaataattataataatagtaataatgataataatagtaataacaataataataataataataataatattattattattattattattattattattattattattattattatggaaaaGATAAAAACATGATACATGACATTATTTCAAATTGAGCTCTTATAACTGCTGTTCTTTTCCACCTTTGTAGGGAAAAAGCACAAAAGGCATTTTGGTTCTCAGAGACCTATGGCCTCAAACTGAAATCACTTGAAATGGAGGACACAACTGGTCGACCAGTTAATCTAAACTTCAATTCAGGTAACTGACAAACCATTTTGTAATATAACATCTAATTTGATCAATTTTGGGGTTGATCAACATTCACCATAACTATTAAACTTTTAAGCATTGTTGCATTTTAGAGTTTCTTTCTTCACAGAGTATGACACCATTTGGTTGATTTACTGTTGACTCCTCTCATGTACAATCCTTTAGATACAGGAGTACAAGAGGTGAATGATGTCACTTATACCAGACCATCCCATAAGCCTGAGAGTACAAGTGCATGTAAGTAAATAGAAGGTTGTACACTTTCCTGTTGCTTACTGATGAAAATAGTACACCTTTTAAAGACCACAAGTGCTATCCAACAGACAATAATACCACTAAATGTTACTGTCTATATGCAACCAGTCAACATACTCAAATTGTTCCATTGCATACTACCACATTTTTTACTCCAGATAAAACCTATGAAACCCTTGATGCTGAAGAGAAGGAAAAGCTCAAGACCATTCTCTTCATAATGGATCGATTTTCAATTTCCCTTGAAGGTAATAActttttcaaataatattgAGGCTTAACATTTACTAGCCATCCCCTCTGTGTTTGTCCTgctgtttttatttcttctgacattcaattcaattcattcAAAATTGCTCAAGGTATATTCTTTAAATTAACAAGAAAGACTAAAGCCAGAAGGTTGAATGACGTAGGGTCAGAGAACACTAGCAGTAATAAATATAGAGGAAATGGACTATTAAATGCAGAAATGATAACAACAACAGCATCGTATCTTTGCAATTACCCGTTTCATCCTAAATTTTACAAGGTTACCATGAACTATCCCAAGCACATCCATCCCTGCCAAAAAAGTACCTTGTGGAAAGCTGTGCAAAGTTCTTGGACGACCAGTGGGATGTGAAAAGGACTCCTGGACAGGCTCAGGGTGCAGAACTGCCTCTGCGACTTCTACTTGACAAAGAAATTAGACAACATGTAAGTagtaaacaacaaaataaaacatgCTGCATATGCACTAGTGATCATGAGTTGAGATCAAGTTTATCTGTGAACACAAAATGCGAATGTGATGAAAgagttttgaaagtgaaaatgtaACCATGCAAAAGTGTGTACTATTGCAACTAAGAAGAACGAACATTTTGATCTGAGAGATAAAGAGAACCTTGAAGGCGCCATATTGAGAATTCAACAGCGCGAGTCCCATGTGAAAGCAAAACAAGTATGTACCGGGATCCGTATTATGataatgtttctgtttcttgtaattatttgttttgaaatgtgAATTTGAGGAACGTTAACGATTGTACTTTTCAGTAGTGTCATTTTAATAACAACCATCCCATGGATCATCGGCAAGTTGTATGTAAGTTTATGTACACTCATACGATGTTCAGAAACGGTTTCTAATTCATTTGAAGACTATATTATGCTGCCTGAAGTGAAACAGTTACATTCAAGTGTACGAAATTATTCAACGGCTCCAATAAAGTTAACGAAGAAACTTGGAATCAGGTCTCGTTATGAGATGTTTGTTTACACCAGCAATAAGAATTTATTGGAACGCCACAGGTCCAGACGGGAACGTGAACCAAGTAGAATACAGTACCAGTGAAAAAGCTAAAGCAACTATCAAAGAAGAATCGAAAGCTGCAAGCGTTTGTTTTTTATAAAATTCGGAAAAATACACCAATGTCATCTAAAATTCATCGCTATGTTAAATTTAAATCGAAGTGGCATCGAAAAAGATTTAAAGAGATgcagaaagttaaaaaatattattctttgtTTACATGTGTTTTACCCTCGTCACTTTTCACGAGTCATAACCACAGaattaattattgtaagttCAAACTAAGTTCCAGTATAAAGAAGAACCCTGGTCCCATTGTGGACCCCAGTAAAACTATAATGTTGAGCACCTTACAGCCAAGGCAACTTTAGAGTATTTCGTCAAAATGCTGGACAACAGTGTTTTTGCGATGAGTTTGAGTTCTTTCATATACCACAACAATGGGCGGATTTATTGTCCTAATGATTTGATACAAATAATGGATGTTGGTAATCAGTTATATTCAAGGTTGGCGCATTCAGCTGCCTTTCTTGTTGTTGGCAGAGTTACCATCAATGTTAAGAGTGTTTGATACTGCCTCCAAGTTTCTTACAGTGAGAGCTACACTGGAAATGTTCATGGGAATAGTGCAATCGAGGGATACCATTACTGTATGTCTTTTCTTGGAGCTTTCGAATCGATTATGGCTCAAAGCTATACCTCATTTATTTTAGGAGTAAGATGAATTGTTGTTGGAATCTATTGTTGTAATAATGGtgcttttaaaatatttgattctcatgGTAGAGATTTGTATGGAAACAGTCACCCTGAAGGGACATGCGTTCTTTTAGAAGTACCATCTGTAAGTAGTTTAGTCCAGTATATTCAAAGTTTATATCAGATCAGTGATATATTTGAGGtaaaaggaataaaaattgCTAAAGTTAATCTTAATATTGCTGAAAACAACAGCTTTTGTCCTCGTAAGCAGTGTTGTCCACTGGCACTATATTAATTGTGTTACTCTGTC
This window harbors:
- the LOC138001170 gene encoding uncharacterized protein, whose amino-acid sequence is MLELRGVQRQEGHKGKAFVEVGLRQQQRLLKEMREKAQKAFWFSETYGLKLKSLEMEDTTGRPVNLNFNSDTGVQEVNDVTYTRPSHKPESTSAYKTYETLDAEEKEKLKTILFIMDRFSISLEGYHELSQAHPSLPKKYLVESCAKFLDDQWDVKRTPGQAQGAELPLRLLLDKEIRQHRLECCISIPIPEASRLESPGSLLSEYISRRVQAEFFN